A DNA window from Thiobacillus denitrificans ATCC 25259 contains the following coding sequences:
- the ilvD gene encoding dihydroxy-acid dehydratase has protein sequence MPDYRSWTTTRGRNMAGARALWRATGMKDGDFNKPIIAIANSFTQFVPGHVHLKDMGQLVAREVEAMGGVAKEFNTIAVDDGIAMGHGGMLYSLPSRDLIADSVEYMVNAHCADALVCISNCDKITPGMLNAALRLNIPTVFVSGGPMEAGKVVWEAKTIKLDLVDAMVSAADAKFSDAKVDELERSACPTCGSCSGMFTANSMNCLTEALGLSLPGNGSLLATHADRKSLFLAAARLIVKNARRYYDDGDTRVLPRSIASFDAFENAIALDIAMGGSTNTVLHLLAAAHEAGVDFTMADIDRMSRRVPHLSKVAPSIQTYHMEDVHRAGGVMAILGELERAGLVHRDVPTVLMKTLGEQIDVYDIRRTSDPDVKDYFRAAPGGVPTQTAFSQARRFATLDDDRVNGCIHDVEHAYSKDGGLAVLYGNIALDGCIVKTAGVDESIWKFSGPARVFESQDAAVEAILGDRIVAGDVVVIRYEGPRGGPGMQEMLYPTSYLKSKDLGKACALITDGRFSGGTSGLSIGHASPEAAEGGTIGLVEEGDTIEIDIPNRSIRLAVSDAELARRRAEMDARGAQAWKPVNRTRQVSAALRAYAAMTTSAAFGAVRDVSQVEHPTEAQEHADPRARFAIPGQLSFRTGAGGLVYADIDNAGGRATICLQGAHVVSFRPKSQHTPVIWVSDAAKFAPGKSIRGGAPVCWPWFGAHPSEASFPAHGFARTVEWQVVGSRKRNDARTEITLELLDNAQTRAQWPHPTRLTLTIVVGERLEMRLTTTNAGDAPIEVGEALHTYFQISDIGAVSVEGLEGGDYHDKVENFARKTQRGAVTFAGEVDRVYVDTPAECVIVDPGLARRIRIAKSGSHSTVVWSPWTAKAEQMGDLGQGKSGTGWREMVCVESGNAMDNVVTVAPGASHTLAVTYSVEAL, from the coding sequence ATGCCCGACTACCGTTCCTGGACCACCACCCGCGGCCGCAACATGGCCGGCGCCCGCGCGCTCTGGCGCGCGACCGGCATGAAGGATGGCGATTTCAACAAGCCGATCATCGCGATCGCCAACTCGTTCACGCAATTCGTCCCCGGCCACGTCCACCTCAAGGACATGGGCCAGCTCGTCGCCCGCGAGGTCGAGGCGATGGGCGGCGTGGCGAAGGAGTTCAACACCATCGCGGTCGACGACGGCATCGCGATGGGTCACGGCGGCATGCTCTATTCGCTGCCTTCGCGCGACCTCATCGCCGATTCGGTCGAATACATGGTCAACGCGCACTGCGCCGACGCCCTCGTCTGCATCTCGAACTGCGACAAGATCACGCCCGGCATGCTGAACGCGGCGCTGCGCCTCAACATCCCGACCGTGTTCGTTTCGGGCGGGCCGATGGAAGCCGGCAAGGTCGTGTGGGAAGCGAAGACCATCAAGCTCGACCTCGTCGACGCGATGGTCTCGGCGGCCGACGCGAAATTCAGCGACGCCAAGGTTGACGAGCTCGAGCGCTCGGCGTGCCCGACCTGTGGTTCGTGCTCGGGCATGTTCACCGCCAACTCAATGAACTGCCTGACCGAGGCGCTCGGGCTCTCGCTGCCCGGCAATGGCTCGCTGCTCGCAACGCACGCCGACCGCAAGAGCCTGTTCCTCGCCGCCGCGCGCCTGATCGTGAAGAACGCGCGCCGCTATTACGACGACGGCGACACGCGCGTATTGCCGCGTTCGATCGCGAGCTTCGACGCCTTCGAGAATGCGATCGCGCTCGATATCGCGATGGGCGGCTCGACCAACACCGTGCTGCACCTGCTCGCCGCGGCGCACGAGGCCGGCGTCGACTTCACGATGGCCGACATCGACCGCATGAGCCGGCGCGTGCCCCACCTGTCCAAAGTGGCGCCGTCGATCCAGACCTACCACATGGAAGACGTGCATCGCGCCGGCGGCGTCATGGCGATCCTCGGCGAACTCGAGCGCGCCGGCCTCGTCCACCGCGACGTGCCGACCGTGCTCATGAAGACGCTCGGCGAGCAGATCGACGTCTACGACATTCGACGCACGAGCGACCCCGACGTCAAGGACTACTTCCGCGCGGCGCCCGGCGGCGTGCCGACGCAGACCGCGTTCTCGCAGGCGCGCCGTTTCGCCACGCTCGACGACGATCGCGTCAACGGCTGCATCCACGACGTCGAGCACGCGTATTCGAAGGACGGCGGGCTGGCTGTGCTCTACGGCAACATCGCGCTCGACGGCTGCATCGTCAAGACCGCGGGTGTCGACGAGAGCATCTGGAAGTTCTCGGGTCCCGCGCGCGTGTTCGAATCGCAGGACGCGGCGGTCGAGGCGATCCTCGGCGACCGCATCGTTGCTGGCGACGTCGTCGTGATCCGCTACGAAGGCCCGCGCGGCGGGCCCGGCATGCAGGAAATGCTCTACCCGACCAGCTACCTCAAGTCGAAAGACCTCGGCAAGGCGTGCGCACTGATCACCGACGGCCGCTTCTCGGGCGGCACCTCGGGCCTGTCGATCGGCCACGCCTCGCCCGAGGCGGCGGAAGGCGGCACCATCGGGCTGGTCGAGGAAGGCGACACGATCGAGATCGACATCCCCAATCGCAGCATTCGTCTCGCGGTCAGCGACGCCGAGCTCGCACGGCGCCGGGCCGAAATGGACGCCAGGGGCGCCCAGGCCTGGAAGCCGGTCAACCGCACGCGCCAGGTCTCCGCGGCCCTGCGTGCGTATGCCGCGATGACGACCTCGGCCGCGTTCGGCGCGGTGCGCGACGTCTCCCAGGTCGAGCATCCGACCGAGGCGCAGGAACACGCCGATCCGCGCGCGCGCTTCGCGATCCCGGGCCAGTTGAGTTTCCGCACCGGCGCCGGCGGCCTCGTCTACGCCGACATAGACAACGCCGGCGGACGCGCGACGATCTGCCTGCAGGGTGCCCACGTCGTGAGCTTCCGTCCGAAGTCGCAGCACACACCGGTGATCTGGGTGTCGGACGCGGCGAAGTTCGCGCCCGGCAAGTCGATACGCGGCGGTGCACCGGTGTGCTGGCCGTGGTTCGGCGCGCATCCGAGCGAGGCGTCGTTTCCCGCCCACGGTTTCGCGCGCACGGTCGAGTGGCAGGTCGTCGGCAGCCGCAAGCGCAACGACGCGCGCACCGAGATCACGCTCGAACTGCTCGACAACGCGCAGACGCGCGCGCAATGGCCGCACCCCACGCGGCTCACGCTGACGATCGTCGTCGGCGAGCGCCTCGAAATGCGCCTGACGACGACCAACGCGGGCGATGCGCCGATCGAGGTCGGCGAGGCCCTGCACACCTATTTCCAGATCAGCGACATCGGCGCGGTCAGTGTCGAGGGGCTCGAGGGCGGCGACTATCACGACAAGGTCGAGAACTTCGCGCGCAAGACACAGCGCGGCGCCGTGACCTTTGCCGGTGAAGTCGACCGCGTCTACGTCGATACGCCGGCCGAATGCGTCATCGTCGATCCGGGTCTCGCGCGGCGCATCCGTATCGCCAAGAGCGGCTCGCACTCGACCGTCGTGTGGTCGCCCTGGACCGCCAAGGCCGAACAGATGGGCGACCTCGGGCAAGGCAAATCCGGCACGGGCTGGCGCGAGATGGTCTGCGTCGAGTCGGGCAATGCGATGGACAATGTTGTCACGGTCGCGCCCGGCGCGAGTCACACGCTCGCGGTGACCT
- the lgt gene encoding prolipoprotein diacylglyceryl transferase, with the protein MLVHPQFDPVALQLGPVAIHWYGLMYLLAFVQVILLGRWAIRHRAWTGWDAKMLDDVLFYGVLGVVLGGRLGYVLFYKPADYLAAPLDLFKVWEGGMSFHGGFLGVIVAMALFARRHKLRWLAVTDFIAPLVPLGLAAGRLGNFINGELWGRPADPNLPWAMVFPQAGDDIARHPSQLYQFAGEGLLLFALLWLYSAKPRPVGAVSGVFLIGYGSLRFLAEFAREPDAYLGLLGLGLSMGQWLSLPMVVAGVLMLRWAQRRAP; encoded by the coding sequence ATGCTCGTTCACCCGCAATTCGACCCCGTCGCCCTGCAGCTCGGGCCCGTCGCCATCCACTGGTACGGCCTCATGTATCTGCTCGCCTTCGTCCAGGTCATCCTGCTCGGGCGCTGGGCGATTCGCCACCGCGCGTGGACCGGCTGGGACGCGAAGATGCTCGACGACGTGCTGTTCTACGGCGTGCTCGGCGTCGTGCTCGGCGGCCGCCTCGGCTATGTGCTTTTCTACAAGCCCGCCGACTACCTCGCCGCCCCGCTCGACCTCTTCAAGGTGTGGGAAGGCGGCATGAGCTTCCATGGCGGCTTCCTCGGCGTCATCGTCGCGATGGCGCTGTTCGCCCGGCGCCACAAGCTCCGCTGGCTCGCCGTCACCGACTTCATCGCGCCGCTCGTGCCGCTGGGGCTGGCCGCCGGGCGGCTCGGCAACTTCATCAACGGCGAACTCTGGGGGCGCCCGGCCGACCCGAACCTGCCATGGGCGATGGTCTTTCCCCAGGCCGGGGACGACATCGCGCGCCACCCCTCGCAGCTCTACCAGTTCGCCGGCGAAGGCCTGCTGCTGTTCGCGCTGCTGTGGCTCTATTCAGCCAAACCGCGCCCGGTCGGCGCGGTCTCGGGCGTCTTCCTGATCGGCTACGGCAGCCTGCGCTTCCTCGCCGAATTCGCGCGCGAGCCCGACGCCTATCTCGGCCTGCTCGGGCTCGGCCTGTCGATGGGCCAGTGGCTGTCGCTGCCGATGGTCGTCGCCGGCGTTCTGATGCTGCGCTGGGCGCAGCGCCGCGCACCATGA
- a CDS encoding VanZ family protein gives MNTLLQRVDLMRLWRAAGWFGVALALALSLLPPALDTAGGPSDKLVHFLGYALLTLWWAQLTRRRRTLALAIVLFSGAIELLQGLTPQRQPELLDLAANSGGVMLGWLAARLLDRSPACGCLPRYLAALPATRR, from the coding sequence ATGAACACCTTGCTGCAGCGCGTTGATCTCATGCGCCTCTGGCGCGCGGCCGGCTGGTTCGGCGTCGCCCTCGCACTCGCCCTCTCCCTGCTGCCACCAGCGCTCGACACCGCTGGCGGCCCGAGCGACAAGCTCGTCCACTTCCTCGGCTACGCCCTGCTCACCCTGTGGTGGGCGCAACTCACGCGCCGGCGCCGGACGCTCGCGCTCGCCATCGTGCTCTTCAGCGGTGCGATCGAACTGCTCCAGGGTCTCACGCCCCAGCGTCAACCCGAATTGCTCGACCTCGCCGCCAACAGCGGCGGCGTCATGCTCGGCTGGCTCGCCGCGCGCCTCCTCGATCGCTCGCCGGCGTGCGGCTGCCTGCCGCGTTATCTCGCGGCGCTTCCCGCAACGCGCCGCTGA